One stretch of Vicia villosa cultivar HV-30 ecotype Madison, WI unplaced genomic scaffold, Vvil1.0 ctg.001020F_1_1, whole genome shotgun sequence DNA includes these proteins:
- the LOC131632790 gene encoding uncharacterized mitochondrial protein AtMg00810-like — protein MAQDITIIFLYVDDLLVTGNSIENPSKFKELMKSEFEMSNMGNLSYFLNNEFQRTKNGIVLRQMKYVKEILKRFRMVDSNPRSSPIEPNIKLEKHRDEDKVDITLFKKIVGSLRYLCNRRSDIGFSVRLVIKYMDEPRVSHMKVARRILRHLKGSLNCGFLFPKEFEGKEAVINCYSIRFLWKRR, from the coding sequence ATGGCACAAGACATAACCATCATCTTCTTATATGTTGATGACTTACTAGTAACTGGAAATAGCATTGAAAACCCGTCAAAGTTCAAAGAGCTAATGAAGTCGGAGTTTGAAATGTCAAATATGGGAAATTTGTCTTATTTCCTTAACAATGAGTTTCAAAGGACCAAAAATGGCATTGTGCTACGTCAAATGAAGTATGTCAaagaaattctcaagagattcaGAATGGTGGATTCAAATCCTAGATCTTCACCTATTGAACCAAATATCAAACTTGAGAAGCATAGAGATGAGGACAAGGTTGATATCACTTTGTTCAAAAAAATTGTAGgatctctaaggtatttgtgtaatagaAGATCCGATATAGGTTTCTCCGTCAGATTAGTGATCAAATACATGGATGAACCAAGGGTGTCACACATGAAGGTTGCAAGGAGAATCCTGAGGCACTTGAAAGGATCACTAAATTGTGGATTCCTGTTTCCAAAAGAGTTTGAGGGCAAAGAAGCAGTGATTAATTGCTATTCCATAAGATTCTTATGGAAAAGACGTTGA